The DNA region GTCATAGATCATCCGTGCAAAGCTCTTGTAAGGTTCAAGCCTCTGCCATTTAAGCTGATCCTTCCAGTGCTCCCAAAACCTTTTGGCTGCTCCCTTTTAGGTTCAAATCTTTGTAGTATCTCGCCAAAAGGAGTCAATCCCAATCTCAGTTGAAAATTCAGGAGTGGCTCCAAATAGAATTGTAAAAACAAATGTTATTGAAAGGAGAAGCCAAATGAAATTTTACACCAAACAGCATCAATATTACTGCGGTATCGATCTCCATGCAAGAACTATGTATCTCTGCATTCTTGATCAAGAAGGAAACATTCTCGTCAACAAGAACATGAAAACAGATCCTA from Acidobacteriota bacterium includes:
- a CDS encoding IS110 family transposase; translation: MKFYTKQHQYYCGIDLHARTMYLCILDQEGNILVNKNMKTDP